Genomic segment of Prionailurus viverrinus isolate Anna chromosome B4, UM_Priviv_1.0, whole genome shotgun sequence:
TCTAATTCTTATTAGAACATTGCCTAGGACATCCGTTCATTAAACCAACTCACATTGGTTCATTAAACCAACATTTGTGAAATATCTACTATGTGACAAGCACACTGGCCTTGaaatatcaaaatgaataaacacagtcCTTGCCCTAGAAAATTGAAAAGCTAataaatgggtggatggatgggtggatggttggatggacagatggatagacagtagatggatggatggtggatgacGGACAGGTGAATGGCAAATGGCAACCCAAACTCTTTCTCCCCAAAACCTCTTCCTAGCTCATCTAGCTTCTCCTTTGAAGTTTTGAGGACCAAATCCACAGCACTTCAAGTAAAAACCCCACAGAAGCAAGAAACCATGGGCAGCAACAAGCCTGAGTCCTGGGGCTCCCACCAAGACCCTTCATGGCCACGGTCCTACACTCCCAGCCTTCTTTCCATGGGATAGAAAGATGACTGTTAACTCTCTACCTTCAAACAGCAAAAGGGTGGAACAGGTGCTAAAATGGCTTCTTCCTTCAGCTTgctccttctctttgccctggCCGGACCCACTATTCCCTTGCCTCAAGGGCTAACAAAGGAGGACACAGCTCCCTTAGTTATTTCCCTAGATCGCTGTCTCATTAAACCTTGACCATCACTCAAGACATGGCAGTGGACCTGCCTTATTCTGAGGTCCTCTGGTCCTAGAATCCAAAACCTGAGTCCCCATAGCAGGCAAAACCAAAATCCCACAAGGGAGCAACACTAAATAAATCCCTCTCTGTTATATCCTTCAGTTTTACTAGCAACAAGGCAGGAAGACTTcagaagtgttggcaagaattTTCTGAAACTGGGAGGGCTGGACTCAGAGCAGAGGGTCTTGGCAAAGGGGGAGGGACCTATGCAAATAAGGTCATTGCttgtgagcctggagcctgacccAAACCACCAGTGAGGTTGCAGCCAAGGCTGGAGGTCAAGAGCCTGAAGAGTGGGGGTCAAGGCAGATGAACCAAATATAATGAGTTAAACATCTGCCAACCCACATTTGGGCCATTACAATGTGAGAAGTGGTTTTAGTACTCCTCACGTTAAagcatttgggggtggggggagggtgtggagaCTGCAGGGCCTTCCAAAGGGTAAGTAATACAGTCTGTGTCTCCATAGCTCCCTGAACACAAAGAGCTGGCCAGATCCAGTTCAAAGATCTAAGAGAAGAGCGGTGCCTATCATCTCAGAATTGGACTTTCCCCACAAATAATAATCCCCTTTCAATAGCCAGCCAGCTCCAGACCTATGGCTCATGGCCAGGATCCACTCCCCTGGATTGTTCTGGTAACAGAGACCAACAGGAATGCTTTTCTTCTTGTAGGTGAACCAGGAGTCTTCTTTATAGAAATGAAACACAAACATACTCACATAACCACTTTCCTGCAGAAACACATTTATTCAAAGACACACACGCACTTGACCTGAGTTTCTTGTGTAAACCATTATATCCAACTAAAGAGGCCCTGGAGGCCTAGCGGTGCCACTCAGGCTGGCTAGTCCCACACTTGACTTGCTCAGCGGGTATGAGAAATTCGGTAACCTGCCCCCAGCTCCTCAGGGTGGCCCATCACAACCTGAACCTTCCTGGTGGGTGAACTTGAGAAGTCCCTCCCTTACTGCTAACCTTTGACTCCTCCTCCCAGCTCCAGAAACTTACAAAAGAGCCAATTCAGCATGTTCCCAGGGGAGGGGCTCAGTGGTGGGAAGAAGTCAAAGACTTCCTGGTCTGACACATGGGGGTGAGCCCCAAGACAAAGGGGAGATTAGGGCGGGGCTGAAGAAGGACCAGCCTTTCCAGCCCAGGGAGCACAAGCCCCTGAGATTAACGCTTTGTTGCCTGCCCGTGCTGCCCTGAGCCCACCTCCAGGTCTGTGTGAAGGCCACTTGGGCAGGGACAGGCCCTGGGCAACCCGTGTGCCCTTCTGTCTGCATGCAGAAGGGCCCCatgggcactgtgctgggggGACTGGAGTCTGAATGAATTGCCTGGCAGTCCAGGGTGGGAAGCTCCAACTGAGTGGCCAAGGGAACGAGTGCCTCCTGCATCTGCAGTCGGAGGGATTTAGGTCAGACCACACGGGGAACGGTGCAGGAAAATTATGCTCCTCGGCATAGCTTGAAATTGGTCCAATATAGAAACAGGGTGTCCACAAATGCTATAACCAGACCCCCACCTCTCACTGCCCTCACCTcatcttcatttcctcatcttcaTTTCTCCAGGGCTGGCCCAATCAGGCAGCCTCACCTTCTACCGCTCTAGCAGACCTGCCTCCCGtcccccacatcctcaccactcAGGGACAGCAGTATGGACATAACCCTAGACATAATCACCTGAGATGGGAAAGTGGGCAGGGCATGAAAGCTCTGCGAGAACAACATgcttccatccctccatccagCAATCGGGATCTTGTTGATTCTTGGAAGAAGTTCCAGAAACCCTTGCTGGTCCAGTTAGATTGAGTCCCATGCGTGGATTTTCATGAAAGTAGGGAGGCCTTGCTAGACACTGAGTATAAACTCTCCATAAGCTCCCTAACCTCTCATTCCATATTCATTGGAGACCCCCTGACTGCCTCTCCTCTACCCCTTCCCTTCAGGCTCactgcaggctccacactgagatgGACCTGCTCTGATTGTCTTCCATCTTTGTGTACTTGTTGGTTGTTGGGAGTCTGTGCCCCTGTTCTGGAGCAGCCTTCAGACTCCACACACAGCACGTCTTCCACAGATTAGATGATGACCTTGATCTGTGCAGACATATccctcaggctccagcctccttTGCTCCCACCTGAATTCTGGAGACTTCTCCCCAGGGAACAAGGACAATGACTCAGAGTGAATGACAAAAGCGTTTTATTAGAGATTCACCCAAAATGGatagaggggaggagaagaggtgGATGGGACCCTGAGTGGTTCCTGTCCTGACCTTGCAGGCCAGGTTGCTGCCAACTAACAGAGGAGTTTGGTCCTGATGTAGAGAGATATCCAGGGCCACAGGCTGGGAGGGGACATACGTGACCCTGATTAACCAGGAGATGAAACTCCTGGTTGTGTTCTCCTCTGCCTGTGGGAGGTGAAGAATCAGCTGACACCCCTTTCATTCCGGGTGGTAACCAGGACCAAATCGAGAGGAAGATACCAAACTCCAGGAGGGCAGAGTCCACACTGAGGTGACACTGGGAAGATGAGccccagagagggagggtggaggcaggggtgaAAGAAGCACAGAGATACCAGGGCTGGGCCCAGCTGGGCTCAAGGGCTGCAGGGACCTTGTCTCCTCTATCGGTGGGACCTCTTGATCATGGTGCTGGTAGAGATGATCTTGCTGCCAGAACTGCCACAGACACCGCCACCAAACCCAAAGCCACTTCCGGAGCCAGAGCCAAAGCCACTGCCCAGGCCAAACCCAGAGCAGCTTCCTAATCCTCCGCCGGTGGTCCCAGCACTAGCGCCACCACCAACCACAGCTGCAGGAGAGACACAAAGGGTATGGTTATTCCAACAATACTGGCACCCAGGGGTCTCGCCCGAACCGGGGTGAACAAAAGGCCATGGAAGGGGTGGAAGGTACTTACAGATGCTCAGGGCACTCTGGCATTCTCCAGACATTctgtgggggagagaaagagcagtgAGTCACAGCAGAGCCCGGAGCCAGGCTCCGTTCAATGAGCGGGTCTCAAAAACATATCCCATCCTTATGTGGCCAAGTTAAAGGTCTGAATGTGAACCTGTTGTCCACACTGCCCTGCTTCATAACGCACCCATGCAGCACTGAAGCAGGTGGCCCAGCAGAGGTGCAAACTCAAGGCTCCAGAATatctccctccctcaccttccctctctgccttgcCCATCCCACCTGCACTCCTCGCCCTCCAGCAGCTTGCGGTAGGTGGCGATCTCCACGTCCAGGGCCAGCTTCACGCTCATGAGCTCCTGGTAGTCCCGCAGCATCCGGGCCAGCTCCTCCTTGGCCTTCTGCAGGGCGGCCTCCAGCTCTGTGCGCTTGCTGTAGGCATCTTTGAGGGCCAGCTCCCCACGCTGCTCTGCATCAGCCACGGATGCCTGCAGAGTCTGGCACTGTAGACAACGGCATTGAACAGGCAATCATCAGTGCCCTAATGTCAAGccttctccatctgcccctctgcTGTGCCAGCTTCACTTGGGCTAAGATGTCAGGATTCTGTCCTTCTCCCCAACTGTCCTATTCATACATTTCCTTTACTACCACCAGGGCCCGCCAACATCCCTACCAGACTGATTAGATAAAGATGAGCAAACACCAATGAAAAAGAGCCAAGAAACCTTATTTACCAGGGTGTCATGTCAGGTTAAGTAGAACATTGCTAAGAAGACCTGAGTGTGGTTTACATAAGGAGTCACAAATCCCCTGCACACAAGCTTAGGATCTCCTGGCCTGCTACCAGATCTGTTTGTCTGCTATGGAGACACCTGCCCTGGCCCTGTTCCATGGCTAGAAGGTGGTGACACTTACCTGCTTCTTGACATTCTCAATCTCAGCCCGCAGCCTCTGGATCATCCTGTTGAGCTCTGAGATCTCACTCTTGGTGTTCTTCAGGCTGTCACCATGTTGGTCAACTGAGATCTGGAGCTGTTGGACCTAATATCCAGGAAAACACAGGGAATGAAAGGTCAGGGCTGTTTGGGTAGGGTCTACTCTCAAGTGAAGTCAGCAAGAATAGGTGGCAAGGATAATACAAAATATCATGTAATCTCAAATTAGACCAGGACCAGTGATGCCCGAGACATGAGTTCATCTCTGACATCTCTCAGGCTTGAGTGGTGATCACCTGCTCACAAACATTAAAAGCAGAGTCCCAGAAACCACCCCCAGCTCCTGAGAGGTTCCCCAATACCCACCTTGGTCTGGTACAGCGCCTCAGCCTCCGCCTTGCTCTTCTGGGCGATCTCCTCATACTGGGCGCGGACCTCAGCGATGATGCTGTCCAGGTCCAGGTTCCGGTTGTTGTCCATGGACAGGACCACGGACGTGTCTGAAACATGAGTCTGCATCTGGCACAGCTCCTGCAGGGGAAATGTCTCATGTCAGTTTCCCCAGAGAGTCTTCCCTAATCTCTGACACCAGAAATCCACTGTGGTGATGGAAATGGCCATGCCACAGACTCAGATGGAAGTAGGGTTGGCATCCCAATGTGTAGGGAGAGCGCAGTTTTTATGTAGAAATCAAGTGATTGGTGGTGAcatttcaagacaaaaaaaagtaaTGCTTCTGGTCTTTGCTGCTCTCTGGGAACCATAAGCAGGTGATCAATGAATGGATTCATTTCACCAGGGAAATGCTGGACAGCAAGAAATTCCATCCCATGCAATCTTGGATCTAATCACTCCTCCTAAGACCACATCTGGTTTCAAAAACCTCCGAGTTGAGTCTCTCACTTCAATTCTTTCTACCCATGACCTTGCTGAGAGTGCCCTCAGCAAGTAAGGGAGCTGGAGTCCTTTCAAAGAACTGTGAATGCCTGCAGCAGCCTCACACATGAGGGACTGCCTTCTTTGAATGGACGGGGATGGAGTCCTCACCGCAGCAAAGAGGACCCTCAAGAAGTTGATCTCATCGTTCAGAGCATCCACCTTGGCCTCCAACTCCACCTTGGTCATGTACGCGATGTCCACATCCTGCAGAGGTGGGGGATAAGAGACAAAGGTACAGAAATCACAAGCAGGGCAAGGGAACGAATGTCAAGTGACACACAAAGATGTTCTCAGCAGCATGTAGGGAAGGCTTCTCAGTACAGGTGAGGTGACAAAGGACTCATCGTCTGACATACTCTGCCCCTAAAGCCAGCTGCAGAAATGGAAACTACTTATCCAAATGGGCTTTTATTCCCAACTTCAGTTCCTTAGGGTCTGGTGCAGTTACCCACTCCTTTGACCACATAGATCTGGAGAGTACCAAGGGGGGTAAAGATGAGGCCGAGATGAACCAAACCCATGATTCCAGCCAAAGACCACTCTCGAGGGAAGGGATACCCTCATAGCCCCTCCCACCCTTCATCTCTTACCTTCTTGAGGACCACAAAGTCATTCTCGGCAGTCGTCCGCTTACTGATCTCATCCTCAtacctggggggaggggtgggaaggaaaagacaaaagccGCACAGTGAGCTAGTGTTTCCCCGATCTCTGCTGCTGGCTTTCAAACATCTAACTCTTTGGAAATATCCAAGTAATTGGCTgcattttgctgttttcatgCAAATGCTCATTCAACTTACATTTGTTAATTGCCATGTATGAGAGACCAGTCTAGACCCTGGTTTattcagagaagtgaaaaatCAAACTTTATAAAGACTGTCTTCAAGAAATAAGGCGTGAAGAGGAGAACCTCGCATGGTCTGGTTGGTTTTATCTTTATAGAAGGGCTGACCCTTTGCTGGATTAAATTCTCAGGAATGCTGCCAGTGCTCCAGCTCTCTTTGTTTGGTGCGAGAGCGAATGGAGAGAGCGGATCAGTATTTTCTCAGGTCTACACCATAGTAAGTATAATAAGAGGTACTGCATTAAATGTTCATGTTATGTCCATTGCTATGCTACCTCTTTTCTCGaacttatttaatttcatttaattctcaaaagctAAAAGTTAGGATTATTagcctattttaaagatgaagaaaactaaggctcagagaggttaagcaagttacccaagatcacacagctagtaagtggaggAATCAGTATCCAAACAAGGTCTGTCTCCACAACCTGTATTCTTCTGACCATGCCCTACTACTTTTCATCTGTGCAGTTTCTGATCTTGTTTGTATGCAGCAAGCCCAATTCCCCAAATGCATCACTCATTTTCTATTTGGGGCAACAAGGCCTCACACCATTTTTTAATGGGACCATGTGGATGAAGGGGAACAAACTAGAAAACCTTCCTGACGCTTTTGGGATCTCTTCAGAGGCTGAGATTCTAAATGACTGGACTGGAACCCAGGGACCCTGGGGCGTGGCTGGGCAGATATTGGCAGGCGGTGCCCCTCCGTGCTCCACACATACTTGGTCTTGAAGTCCTCCACGCTGTCCTGcgtggacttcagctcagactGCAGCCGTCCTTTGTCATTGGCCAAGGTATCCAGCTGCTTCCTCAGGACACTGATGTAGGCCTCAAAGAGGGGCTCAAGGTTTTTGCTGGATGTAGTTGTCGTCTGCTGCTGGAGGAGGTTCCACTTGGTCTCCAGGACCTTATTCTGTTGCTCTAAGAACCGCACCTGTGTTAAAAAGGCACCAGCCAGCCCATGAGGGCCTGAATGAAGCTTTGGCAGGAGGATTGGccacagccacccaggtgacccaaaagCCATACAAGTAGGGCCACCATGTCACAACTCCAGGCATCATCCATTGGGGTCAACATGGCGGCCCTGCTCCATGGCAACGATGGAACGCATGTGTTGCAGGCACCACTTCCTGACCACAGGGACCCAGAGGCCCTGAGGCAACTTGCTGAGAAGAACATTGAACTTCTatgcaataataaaataaacaaaactaggAGATAAAACCACAGTCTGGGAACTCTTGCATTCAAAGTGATGCTGACCCAAGGCAAAGGCATGATAAATTCACTGAAGATTTTTGGAATAAATGGGCCTGAGGTGTCTCTTTAAACCTGTGCACAACTGAGTATCAATAGTTAGCACCAAGGTCCTAGACACATTCCCAGTCTCGGCCAGGCTCGCTCTCCAAGGGGACTTCCCTGAACCTTCCCTCTCTCTACAAAGAGATCCAACAAGATAAGCCAAGGTAGCAGTTTGGCACAATATTCCCACTGTATGTGCTTCAGAGTTGAAAGAAAAGCAGGTAAGGGTGACTGATCACAGTCTGAACCCACAAGATGCGATGAGGGGAGATGAGACAAGGAAGCACCGAACTCTGGGCCTTGCTTTTATATCTGTGTGTCCTAGAGTCACCATAAAGCCTCTTTAAGCTACTGACGGCTTATCCAACTAGTAAGAAGAGAAAACGTTCCCACTCAGTCTACTCCAAGATTGTTCATTCTTGCCCCATACGTTCTAAGAGGACTGAGATTTCGATGCACAGACAATCAAGGCACCCTTGACTAAATGTACTACACTCATCCACTCAATCATTAATCTTCAGATGACTTAGAAATCTGGGCTTATCTGCTTGCTATCATCCATCATACTTGGCTGTAACTGAGCTTCAAGGACGTgaagctctaggggcgcctgggtggctcagtcggttgagcatccaacttcggctcaggtggtgatctcgcggttcatgagatcgagccccgcatcgggctctgtactgacagctcggcattctgtgtctctgtctctccctacctctcccccactcacattccgtctctctctctctctctctctgtctctctctctgtctctcaaaaataaataaatctaaaaagaaaaaaaaaaggacttgaatCTCTAGACCCTGCATGGAAAAGGAAGTTAGagtacaaagagaaaaggagagacccAACCCCTCCTCTCTAACAGACCCAGAAATGAGCAAGTCTGCCCAGAGTCAGGAGGATGAAGAAGATGACTCTCCAGGGTCCCATTGGTCCCTTTTGCCTTTGGGAAACCAGCGTGGTTTTCTTCTGCTCCAACAACAAAAGTGCCAATAGTTAAATTCTTATATTAACTATAATTAATTTTGGCTAATCATTAGATTATTAGCCACGTTACTTCCAAAACCAAACCTGAGAAAACAGCAGGGAAACAATACACCCAGGGAAACCGTATAGCAGCGATACTTGGACTCAGCAAAGTTGCAATTTGCCCAGTGTCACAGAGCACATCTAAGACAACTCCCAACACTGCATTGCTCTGAGTAGCCTGTCTTCCCACCCCCATGGACAAAAGAGGAAGACTTGGAGGAATGAGCCCCCTTTAACGGCtagaaaacagaggcccagagaagttcaGTGGTTCCCAACGCTGTGGCAGGCTCAGGTCTGAAAGCCCAGGACACAGGACCCCTGGTTTCTACCACCGTGTCTGGCCAAAGGGGCGGCTCACCTTGTCGATGAAAGAGGCGAACTTGTTGTTGAGGGTCTTGATCTGCTCCCGCTCCTCAGTCCGGACCTTCTGGATCTCGGGGTCGATCTCCACGTGGAGTGGAGTCAGCAGGCTCTGGTTGATGGTGACCTCCTGAATCCCCCCAGCAGGGCAGACGGGGAAGCCAGGACCACCCCGTCCACCAAAAGAACCCCCAAATCCACTACCAAAGTTGCCAACGCCAAAACCTCCAGCAGCCCCGAAGCCAGCGCCTTGCCGGGACCCGGCCATGCTGATGGCGATGCTCTTTCTCCCCCCGAGATTGTAGAGGCTCCTGCTGCCGAAGCCCCCAGAGGAGCAGCGGCCCGTGCCCCCAGACGTGGAGACTGAGCTGAAGGCAGGCCTCTTGCCCCCGCCGACGACAGCCGAGACACAGCTAAAGCCCTGGGAGCCGCCTCGGACGCACTGCTGTCTGGAGATCATGGTTGCGGAGAGGAGAGCGAGCTTGGCTTTCTCAGAGAAACTCGAGGGACCAGGCCCGTGAATGCTGCAGCCCCAGCCTGGGTCTCTTATATGTGCTGAAGCAGCAGGGCTTGGTTGCAGGGgcataaagggaaaaatctgaAACATCTCTGGGCTTGGCCTTTGGCACAGGCCCATCCTTCCCGTACCTGCTGAGTATGTCACTAAACACACCTACAGATGTCATTCGGAGGGCACAGGTTACAGGATCCCAACACACTCCCCTCCAGGAGAACCTGAACCGGTGCCCCAGGGCCTCCTGAATCACAGGCCCCTGCCTGGACCCAGCCCTTAGGggcccccacccactgccccttCCATCTCAACAGCCTCTCAGGGGCTCCCCCCTGGCTCCACACAAGATGGCCCATTGCCCATTCTCTCATTCCACAGATTTTGGAAACCGAGGGCCTGGGTTCAAGTGCAGGGCCCGCCCTCCCCTGCTCCGCAAACCTGGAGCGAGTCACTGCCCTGGGCTCAGATGCTTCCCCCGGAAGTTGGAAATAATACAAACATTTACCTGCAGCTCCTCTCAAGATGCAACGAGATGATAATCGTAAACCATCAGAAGCTGCCCCCATGTTTATTCTCCTCGTTATTATTCCTCCACGCACAGTTGGGGcccatatgcacacacaaaaggAGAAACCCGTATTCCAGCCTTATAGCCTTCCAAACCTAGATCAAGACTCACCTCAACTTGACACGGTTGTCGAgaccctactatgtgccaggcatggagcTGGGGACTGAGGAGACAGaactctgtctctggccctcaaGACTCAGGTTCCTTCTCTGGCCTCTGTTCGGGTCTGTGTTTGTGGGGTTCTAGATCAGCGCTCTCCAGCCTGGGTCCCATCCCTACGGCATGTGCCCCACTGTTCCGTTTGCTGTCCAGCTGTTCCCTCCACTCCACTGGGACAGGGCATGTTCTGTTTTCCTGTAATGACCCCCGCATTCGGGGCAGGAGTTTGTAACTCTTTTGGTGCTGAGGACCCCTTAAGCAGAACAGTGAAGCCCGTGAGCCCCTTCTCAGAGCAATGTTTTTAACACAAAatcccaggggcatctgggtgcctgagttaagcatccgacatcggctcaggtcatgatcttacggttcaagggttcgagctccatgtcgggggctctatgctgacagctcagagcctggagcctacttcagattctgtgtctccctctctttctctgtccctcccctgcatgcactctgtctgtatgtctgtctgtctctctctctctctcaaaaataaataaacagaaataaatgagtgaaaataaGTGCAAAATCCTAGTTTTTAAGCCCTAACTTAAACTCTTCCCCACTGAGTGACATGGATCTGTGTTCAAATCCCACCTGGTGCCACTAACTAGCTGAATGcattcgttgttttttttttttaatatgaaatttattggcaaattggtttccataccacacccagtgctcatcccaaaaggtgccctcctcaatgcccatcacccactttcccctccctcccaccctcccccatcaaccctccgtttactctcagtttttaagagtctcttatggtttggctccctccctctcttttttttttccttcccctcccccatggccttctgttaagtttctcaggatccacataagagtgaaaacatatggtatctgtctttctctgtatgacttatctcACTTTAGCTGAATGCATTCAAACCATCTTCTCATCTAGAAACTCGACACCTGCCTCTTACGTACCTACGGGGCCTGGCACATCGTAGGTCAGTGGACACTCATTCCTACCCGGCCCAGACCTTGCCATTGCCACTTAAGATGAGAAATTAGACAAATCTGTGGCCCTCCTCCTCTTCTAAAGCCCTGATGAGACTGCCGTTGCAAATCTGAGGCACAGCAGTGATTGGGGCCTGGGTAATTCCCACAGGCCGGAGCTGACCATGACCTACGGAAAGCTGGCCACGGCAGAAATGAACAGCTCCCTCCctgcagagagaaagggcagggcCCGTGGGGTGCAAAGAGGGAGGCGGTGGGTCCAGTTCCCAGGGACGGGGCTGCACGGAAGAATGGACTGGCGGGgggctctctcctctccccctcccctcccccatcccctctctccctctgatcTGTAACACTCCCCCCCCTCAGTCCCACCTACCTCAGCCTCTGCGGAGCTCCACCTGTCAGGGTTCAGGTGGAAGGGGAATGGAGGAGCCGTGGCCGTGAAGACAGGAGGCCCCCCAGGCTCCATGGAAGGTCCACGGAAGAAAACCCACTGGGTAGTCCGTCCCCCTGGAGTAAGTGAGCACCCTAGAGCGAGGACCACCTCCTACAAGGGATGCCACTGACACTTCACTCCCTCTTTCCATGAGTATTTATCGAATGC
This window contains:
- the KRT4 gene encoding keratin, type II cytoskeletal 4 isoform X2; its protein translation is MISRQQCVRGGSQGFSCVSAVVGGGKRPAFSSVSTSGGTGRCSSGGFGSRSLYNLGGRKSIAISMAGSRQGAGFGAAGGFGVGNFGSGFGGSFGGRGGPGFPVCPAGGIQEVTINQSLLTPLHVEIDPEIQKVRTEEREQIKTLNNKFASFIDKVRFLEQQNKVLETKWNLLQQQTTTTSSKNLEPLFEAYISVLRKQLDTLANDKGRLQSELKSTQDSVEDFKTKYEDEISKRTTAENDFVVLKKDVDIAYMTKVELEAKVDALNDEINFLRVLFAAELCQMQTHVSDTSVVLSMDNNRNLDLDSIIAEVRAQYEEIAQKSKAEAEALYQTKVQQLQISVDQHGDSLKNTKSEISELNRMIQRLRAEIENVKKQCQTLQASVADAEQRGELALKDAYSKRTELEAALQKAKEELARMLRDYQELMSVKLALDVEIATYRKLLEGEECRMSGECQSALSISVVGGGASAGTTGGGLGSCSGFGLGSGFGSGSGSGFGFGGGVCGSSGSKIISTSTMIKRSHR
- the KRT4 gene encoding keratin, type II cytoskeletal 4 isoform X1, whose amino-acid sequence is MDDAWSCDMVALLVRFLEQQNKVLETKWNLLQQQTTTTSSKNLEPLFEAYISVLRKQLDTLANDKGRLQSELKSTQDSVEDFKTKYEDEISKRTTAENDFVVLKKDVDIAYMTKVELEAKVDALNDEINFLRVLFAAELCQMQTHVSDTSVVLSMDNNRNLDLDSIIAEVRAQYEEIAQKSKAEAEALYQTKVQQLQISVDQHGDSLKNTKSEISELNRMIQRLRAEIENVKKQCQTLQASVADAEQRGELALKDAYSKRTELEAALQKAKEELARMLRDYQELMSVKLALDVEIATYRKLLEGEECRMSGECQSALSISVVGGGASAGTTGGGLGSCSGFGLGSGFGSGSGSGFGFGGGVCGSSGSKIISTSTMIKRSHR